A portion of the Candidatus Cloacimonadota bacterium genome contains these proteins:
- a CDS encoding response regulator, which yields MEKRILVVDDEIEVTEYLKLELEECSRDWRVICKNSGYEALREIMEGNIDLLLTDIAMPDMDGYELYARIKELNEKIPIIMMTGFGYDPNHAVVKSRKAGLQDVIFKPFDIKKLFEMIKKRMQE from the coding sequence ATGATGAAATAGAAGTTACGGAATATCTAAAATTAGAATTGGAAGAATGTAGCCGGGACTGGCGTGTTATCTGCAAAAATTCCGGATATGAAGCATTACGGGAAATTATGGAAGGAAATATCGATCTGCTGCTGACGGATATTGCCATGCCCGATATGGACGGATATGAACTCTATGCGCGCATCAAAGAACTGAACGAAAAAATACCGATCATTATGATGACAGGATTCGGATATGATCCGAACCATGCAGTTGTGAAATCCAGGAAAGCGGGTTTGCAGGATGTGATCTTTAAACCGTTTGACATTAAAAAATTATTCGAGATGATCAAAAAGAGGATGCAGGAATAA